In the genome of Candidatus Hydrogenedens sp., the window ATAAAGGTTATTGTTCAGACTTAACGAGAACATTTGTATTGGGTGTCATACCCGGAACATGGTTTATAGATATGTATGAAACAGTATTATCGGCTCAACTTTCTGCTTTATCGGTTCTATGTCCGGGTAAATATTCAAATGAAATTGATAATATAGCCCGTAGTTATATATCTGGAAAAGGTTTTGGAAAATACTTTGGACATGGTTTAGGACATGGCGTTGGAATGGAAATTCATGAACCACCACGGTTAAACACTGATAGTTCCTCTATATTAAAAGAAGGTTTTATTATTACGATCGAGCCAGGTATTTATATACCTGATAAAGGCGGTGTTCGTATAGAAGATACTGTTTTAATAACAAATGACGGATACGAACGGCTAACCACTTCGAATAAAGATTTAATAGTTCTTCCTGTTTAATTTTTCTATTTAATATATCCAAAACTTCTGGCAGGTAAAAAGATTGTATTATCATCGGTATTTATTATTTTACAAAAAGCGACACACTTTTCTTGTTTGTTTTCATAAATATAAACATGTTTTTGTTTGTTTTTGTCTTTAAACTCTATTTTTTGTTGTTTATTAGATAGGTTTGCCCAAAATAGATTGTCCCCAATTTTTGTGATTTTAATGAAAACAGGATTTGTAGTAATAACCGGGTAAATTTTATCTCCTGGATGTGTATTGTTCGTAAAAATTTTCAAAGCATAATAAATAGGAAATAACTGCCAATTTTTATCCGCATAACCCCATAGGCCTATCCTCATAGGTTCTTTTAGCCCCGGATACCTTACTTCCTGTAAACACCATATACTAAAACCTGATACTCCTTGATTTAACCCATCTATCATTGCTGAATATGTATAAAGTGCGCCATCATATTCTTGCATAATAGGATTAATGGATGGAGGTTGAAATCTATGGTCTGTTATACCAAATTCAGTAACAACAAAAGGTTTTTTGCTATTAAGTTTGCTATTTTTTACTAATTCTAAACGGGTTTTAAATAATTCGTTTGTGAAATAAGAGCTGCTAAAATGACAATAAAAATGCGATGCCCATAAATTTACTATATGGCTATAATCCTTATTCTCCAGACAGGCCTCCAACCAATCGGTGCCCATAGCATCATCACTGCCGATTATTTTAAGTTTAATATTATTTTTTTTGAATTCCTCCTTCAACAACTTATGAATTTCAATAAATTTGTTCAGTCTATTGTCATATGTTTTGAAGAAATAATTCGGTTCATTTGTTAGAGTAAAATATTTTATATTGTCAAATTTTTTTATTTTAATAAGGTAATTCAGAAGTGCAATTATAGTATTCACTCTTTTTTCTATGTTCTCCCATGTATCTTTCATACCCCAATCAACACATGTTATATTAACCTTTGTATTCAAATCTTTATATTCTTGTAAAGTCCTGCATAAACTTTGCATTCCGTCGCTTTCAAATGTAAATGTTTTCCCATCATCTGAAGGATTCCAATCTTTGAACCAGGTAAATGTTCGAACCCAATGAGGTTTTAATTCACTAAGCCTATCTTTACGAATTTTTATGGCTTCTTCATTTACACCGTCCTGTGAATTATTCTTATCATAAAATCTTCCATCGTCCTCTGCACCAAATCCAATCAAAGGGAACTTTATCGGTTTTTTACTAATATTTAGATGGATTATATCCTCATTACAAACATTTGCAGCAGAAAGACAGGAAAAAATTGGTTCCGTACTTTCAATTTTTCCTTGATTATGTATATATATGGATACTCTTACTTTTTTTGTTTTGGGGGGCGTCTTTGCATATAACTTTATAGGGATATAATGTTGTGTAGGTTCGGTAAGTCTCTCTTCGACATATTCTATCCTTTTTCCTTCATTATCTATAAAACTTATACTAAGTCCTCCCCCTATAGAATTTTCATGCCAGAGTAAACGCATCCGAGCGTTAGCATGAACAAACTGTCCTTCCTCTACTGGGAAATCACAATAATAATGATGCCATTTATTATCTTTATCGCTTTCTACTACTTCTAATTCGTAAATCTTTTCTTTATCAGAAGTAGTAATTATTTTCTTTTTAATTGAAGAATCCGAAGTAAGCCATTGTAGTTCATTTGTTCCAATCTCGTTGGCATTACTGAAAATGAAATGAGCAATAAATACAAGTGAGAATATGTAGGGCATTTGATTATAAATTCTATTTGTTATTTTCTATTTTCCCACGAGTAAACAGGTCATATAGAACAGGTATAACAATTAAGGTTAGCACACCACTAAAAGCAATACCGCCGATACTTGCAATACCTAAATCTGTTCTTATTTCACTTCCCAAACCTTTCCCGGTTGCTATCGGAATCATACCAGCAACTGCGGCTAATGTAATCATAAGTATAGGTCTAAATTGTTCACCAGCAGATTGTATCATAGCCTTATGTCTTGAAACACCAGATGCTACAAGTTGATTAAGTCGGTCAATTATTAGAATGGCATTGTTTACTACAATACCGGATAGCATAACAAGACCAAGTAAGACAAACATAGAAATTGAATAACCTGTTAGGTATAAAGATAGAACAACACCTATTAATCCTAAAGGTAAGGTTACTAATATAAAAAATGGTTGTTTGAAAGATTCAAGAATGGCTGCCAATACAAGAATAATAAGGACGATAGCAATAATACCTGCTCTTGCAAATTCCTGTTGTGCTTCTACCATTACTTCATTTTCACCAAAGAAATAATAATCGTATCCCTGAGGTAAATTTCCATATTTCTTTATCACATCTGTCAATTCTGCAACGGCAGTTCCTAATGGTTTACGAGGTGCAAGTCCAGCAAATAACTTTTCTATTTTCCGTTTATCTTTTCTTAAAACATTTACAGGTGCTGTTTTTTCTTCTATTTTGGCAACAGTTGTTAAATTAATAGGTTTTCCGGGTGCACCAGGTAACAAGAAATTTTCTACCTGCTGTTTCCCTTCTATTTCGTCGAATTTAACAACGATATCATAATTCCTTCCTTGCTGTTTATAAACTCCTGCTGTTATACCTTCAAGATTTCCACGAAGAAGCATACCTAAAATTACAGGAGGGAAATTTATATCCGAAAGCAAAGGTTTGTCTGGATAAATCTTCAATTCGGGTCTTCCGCCACGAATACTTGTATCAATATCTTTTAATCCTTCTAAACTTTTTGCTTGCGTTTCTAATCTTTTAACAATTTTTTGTATTTCTTCTCTATCTTCCCCAAAAATTTCTAATTCAATAGGGATAGATTGTCCACCTATTGCAGTTGGACTTCCCACACTATATTTGCAATCGGGATAATTCTCTAACAATTTTCTTACTTTATCTTTTATTTTGTCAATAGGCATATCAGGTCGTTCTGGTTTCTCATTAAAGACAAGTAGTATTTGTGCGACATAAACACCTTCCGATGTTTGCCCCATTATCCCCTGTATTTTACCTACAGAAGAAAGCACATGTTTTAAATAAGGCAAGTCTTTTACTCTTTCCTCCACTTCTTTAACTCTCTTTATTGTATTTTTCAAACTATAATGCGTGGGATATTCTAATCTGATAAAAAGAGTTCCTCTGTCTGGTTCCTCAAAGAACCCGAATCCTATTTTTTGAATTAGATTAAAGGTAAGGATAAATATAACAACAATACCGAAAGTAAATAAAAGGGAAGTCAATCGTCTATGTTCAAAGAATTTCAAGACCCCTATATAACCATTTTTCATAAAATCTAAAAACATATTAAATATTTGTTCAAACTTATAAATAATACCTCTTTTTTTCGTAGATTTTAACAAAATAGAAGCGAGCAATGGTGTCATTGTAAATGATATGAACAGTGAAACGGCTGTAACTATAATCATTGTCCATGCAAAAGGTGCCAAGAACAGACCTACTTGGGAACCCATAGTAGCGATGGGAAATAACACTACAAGATTTGTTCCGGCACTTGCCAGTACGGCAATAAATACACGACTTGCACCTTTAATCGCTGATTCTTTGGGTTCCTGACTTTTTTGAAATTCTGTCATTATACTCTCTAATACTACAATTGAGTTTGTAACAAGTATCCCTACAGACAGCCCTAATGAAATAAGTGTGCTTATATTTAAACTGTAGCCTAAAAGACTAATAAAGAAAAGTCCTACGACTATTGTTAAAGGCATTGTAATACCAACAATAAAAGTAAGCCGAAAATTATACAAGAAGAAGAAAAGTATTAATGCTGTAAGAATAATCCCTTGAATAATATCACCTGTAGTACTATCCACAGTTGCTTTAATAAAACTTCCCTCATCATTTACCCATACCAATTCCATTCCTACGGGCAAAGAAGATTGTATATTTCCAATAGCGGAACGAACAGACTCAACAACTCTTACTGTATTCGCTTCTGCCCTTTTGACAATACGAATGTATATACATGATTTTCCATCAAGAAATGCAGATTGTCTTATTTCTTTAGAACTAAAAACTACCTTACCAATATCTTTAATATAACATCTTGAACCCTCTTTTGATATTATAGGCAAAGTTTCTAGCTGTTCTATCTGGTGGTATTCTGCATCATATTTTACAGAATATTCCGTCTCTCCCTCTCTTACCCTACCTGAAGGGATTAGTCGAACTCCTTTTTGAATTGCTTCTACAATATCTAAAGAAGTCAAACCTCTTGAAGCCAGTTTATCTCTATCTAATAGGACATGAACTTCTTTTTTTGCACCACCGACAAGTTCAACATTAGCAACTCCTTCAATTGTTGTTAACTTATCCTTCAATTGGTTATCAGCGTAATCATATAATTCGTCTATTGGAATATCTCCTGTGAGGGCTAAATCTATTATAGGGACCGCATTAATATCGAATTTTAATACTTTAGGCTTTTCTGTCCCTTCAGGGAAATCATTTTGTATCAGGTCTAATTTTTCTCGGACATCATACGCAGCGACATCCACATCCACATTAAGTTGAAATTCAAGGAAGGTTTGACACACATTTTCCATACAGTTTGATGTAACATGCTTTAACCCATCTATGGTAAAAACAGCATCTTCAATTCGCCGTGCTATATCGGTTTCAATTTCTTCAGGACTTGCTCCGGGATATACGGTTACAACGGTTACATAAGGAACATCTACTTTAGGGAAAAATTCAAGTCCCATTCTGTAATAGGCTTCTATTCCTAAAAAGGTAAGGCCAATAAATAAACATGTAACTGCAACAGGTCGTCGAACAGATAGTTCTATTAAATTCATATTTATCTCTCCTCTAACACCTGCACAGTCTGACTATCTTTAATAAACGATTGTCCCATGCTTACAACTTTATCTCCTTCGTTTATTTCACCTTCAATGATTTCTATCCAACCATCTGTCTCAAAACCTGTATTTACTATTACTTTTTGAGATTTGCTATCCACAATCTTATACAAATATCTTTCCTTACCTTGTGTAATCACACAGACTTTTGGAACGCCTAAGTTTTCTCTTTGTTCTAACAATACTTCTATTTTAGCCATAACTCCAGGTATAATCTTTTCATCTTTTTTATCCAAAATCGCTTTTATTTCAAATGTCCGCAAATTGGGTAATACTGTAGGACTTTTATAATTGACCGTAAGTGTATCAATTTTTTCTTCTTGCACATACAATTCTAATTGTGTCTCTTTTTCCTTTATATAAGGATAATATTCTGCAGGTAAAAATGCGGAGACCTCTAATACTTCTGGGTTATCTATCTTTACAACGGGTCTTCCTCCACCTATAAATTCATTTTTTTGTACGAATTTATAACTTATTTTCCCGGAAATAGGTGCATAGACTAATGAATCTGAAAGTGTCTTTTCCGCAATTTTAAGGGCATGTTCTGCTTTTTTTAATTGTTCGTTTACTAATTGACAAACTGCTTCTGCATGTTCTAATCCTGCTTTTGAAGCCTTATATCTTGTTTCCTGAAGTTCAAATGTATCTTTCGATACAGCCTTTTTCTCTAAAAGATGTTGAAATCTCTCGTAGTCTATTTGTGCTTTATCAAATTGTGCTTTCATATTGGCAAGATTGGCATCCGCTTCACGAATGGCGCATTTTGCAACATTCAAATCTTGTTTTGCAATTTCATACGCTTGTTCTACTTTTAATTTATCTACTTGAAACAAAGGTGTCTCGTTTGCTACAACGGTATCCCCTTCATCTACAAACAAGTCTGTAAGCACTCCATCAATTCGTGCTGATACAATAGCATGTTCTTTTGAATCAATAGTTCCCTGAACATCAATTGTTTTTTTAAACAATTTCTTTTGAACAGCTTCTACTTTTACAGGGAAAGCCTCTTCAGAATTAGACCCTTTTTCAGCTGAAACAATTTGTTTACCACAACTCATATTGAATAAAAAGAGTGGTATGATAACAAGTAATCTATAATGTATCTTCTTTTTATTTTTTACCATCTTTAGACTTCTCCTTTTCATTTTCGTTATAGATTAAACTTCCTGAATATGTTTTTCCGGTAGAATTCCATAACACAGCTATTGCTATCTGTTCTTGAATTCTGGCGTTAATAAGATTAATTTCCGCAATGCTTAATTCGTTCTGTACTGTTACAATATCTACTTCAGCAACCATACCTTCATTCCACTTTTCATTAGTTTCTCTATATTTCTCTTTATAATAAGTGTAGGCTTGCTCTGCTAATTTAAGGTCTTCTTTTGCCTTTTCCCAATTGGCTTTGGCTCTAATTACCCCAGCCATTAAAGATAAGGAAGTCTCTTCTCTTTCTAAAAATGCCTTTTCTCGTTTTTCCCTTGCTATCCGATACTGTTGTATATTTGCAAAGCCATTAAATAGTGTTAATATTCCATGTAATCCGGATAACACAGATTGAGAATATAAGGTATAAGAATTGGAGGTATATTGCCACTGGGTAAAGCCACCTATCAAAGGTAAAAAGTTAGTAATTGCAAGTTTTATTTCATCTTCACTAATTTCTACTTTACGGTCTTCTATCAAAATACGAGGGTGGTTTTTTAGTGCAATATAAATCATTTCTTCTGTATTGTTCGCAGGAATTGGAATGTCTACCTGCTTTGATAATTTGATTTTTTGAAGGGGTGAAATTCCCAATACGGTATTAAATTGGGCTTTTACTGTTTCTATCTCTTGTTGACATTGTTTCAAATCTCTTTCTCTTGACTGTTTTAACAAATAGACCTGCTCTTTTTGTGATTGAGTAAGCATTCCTTCTTCGTAAAAAGCGTTCACTTGTTCTGTTAGTTTATTGGCATTATCTAATTGCAGTTGTAAAGTTTTTTCTATGTTCTCCAATGCTAATATCTGGAAATATAAAGCGGTTGTTTGAAGGGCTATCATCTGACAGGTGTAATCTTTGACAAGATTAGTTATATTTACGCCTTTATTTCGCAGGTCATATAAAAACCATGTAGCAGGGGCAAAAATAGGTAGTTGTAATTGAATTGTATCCATTCGAATAGTTTGGTCCTGCATGGCTGTTGATAGTGGACCAAAATTAACCATAGGTTTGCGGTCGTAATTAACAATCTGAAATTCTGAGCTAATTTGTGGTAAAAAATTGGAAAAAGCGATATTTTTCTCCAATTTTGCTATTTTTTGTTCTATCTCTGATATTTTTACCTGTGCATTATTCTGCAATGCTATTTGAATACATTCATCTAAAGTCAATTCTTGTTCTGCTTTAACTTTTTCGGGAGTCTGCTCTTCTATTTTTTGTTTAAATTCGTTAAGGGATTCTTCTCGATATTTTTCAGGATTAACATGGGCACAAGAAGTTAAGATACCCATTGCTATAAATATAGTTGTTAATAAAAATTTGTGTATGTATATTTTTTCTTTAAAATTCATATATATTAGTTATTCCTCTTTTAAGTCTAAACCTTTCAATATCAGACTGGTAATATGTTCTTGTAGTTGCGACAAAAATTTTTGTGTATATTTTTCTGCTATATTTAATGCTAATTTAATACCGGGTTCGGCAAAAACATAGAAAGAAATTTCGCCCAGAATGGAAAAAGCCCAAAATCTACATTTCGCTAATGTATTTGCAGGGTTACATCTCATTAATACTTCAACTAAAGCATTTAACTCTGGAATAAATGTTTGGAATATAACATTCTCATATTTGGGAGGTGGTTCTACCAAACTTCTGAGGAGTAATCTCGAATACCATGCTGGATACTTATCAGACAAATAGTTCTGAGCTCTTTCCCCAATCAATTTTCTAATTATTTCTATACATTGTTCTTTTGAAGAATAATCCACGCTTTCATCTTGCAATATTTTTTGAGCAAGTGGACAGCGGACCTGCCACGCTACATATCGAAGAGATTCCATATATAAATTTTCTTTTGAACCGAAATAGTAATTAATAGAGGCAATATTTACATTTGATTTTTCTGCAATTTCACGAATAGAAACGCCATCAATACCAGAATTTGCAAATAGTTGACCGGCTGTTTCAATCAATTCAAGTCTTTTTCCTGTCCAATCGCGATTTATTTCTAACATATTTTAATAAAAATCCTATTTTAACAAATCTATTATAACACATACATTTGATTAAATCAAACGATTGTTTAACTATTTTTTATAGAAGTGAAATTTATAAATCTTTTGTATCTTTTTAGAAATGATGGGTATAACCTAATACGAGAGAAAATCCACCTGTGCTAAGTTCAGTACCTTTACCTAAATGAGAAAGCAAATCTCCCCTGCCAGTATCTTTCATCGTATTTTTTAAACCAAGAACACCTGAAATACTTACTTCATCATTATCGGTTATTTTTCTTGCTATTCCTAATGTAATATGGTCTTCACATAACACAGGAACTAATCCTGCTAAAAATACATGGTCTTCTGTAATTGGAGAGTTTCCATGACTGTAACCACTCATAATTCTCGTCTTTTCATTTAATCGATATTCCAATCCTATTTTTGTGCAAAATTGATTTACCCAATTAAAACCACCGTCTAATAGGTTTCTGCCGTAGGCTGGAATTCCTTCCCAATTCAACCATTTAAAATCCAGACTCAGGGTTAATTTATCCGTAAAATCATAGGCAACACCTGCATTTAATATCTGAGGCTGGTCTAATGGGTATTTTAATAAGTCTCTGTATTTATTAAATTTTTCGGTCCAATGGCGGGATGTATATGTTGCTCCTATTGAAAATTTATCCCATTTTTTATAAACACTTATATTAAATCCCGCACCTAATGAATCATCCCATTCAAAATCACCTCGAGTAGGTAATAAACTCAATGTGATATGGTCTGATTTAAATCGTGATATGGAGCCATGAAGTCCAAAACCTATAGACCAATCGTTATCAAATTTATATGCATAAGCAACTACAAGACGAGCGTGTTGATAAAACAATCTACGGTCTGCATTAAAAGGTCTCAATAACAAATTTCTTGAACTCTGGTAATCTACACCTGTTCCGCTCGGGACATATAAACCAAACCCCAATGTCCCTGTTTCTAAAGGTATAATCATTCCACCGGAAGCAATATTAAATAACCCATCTCCATCCAAATCCTCAAAACGATTTCCTAAAATACCCCTTGGTTGCATTTCCATATCGGTTTTTACTACATACCAGTTAACATCTAATCTTTTATCTAATTCCACCATACTTGCAGGGTTCATATAGCACCAATAGGCACTTCTTGGACTGGCTATTCCACTGGAAGCTCTCCCCAATTGAAAGGCATCGTTTCCTAATACAAATACCCCTTCATTGGCTGATAAATCATTCATAATAATGAATAATGAAGCGGTAATTATTGAAATGATAATCAATGAACACTGAAAGCATTTTTTTGATAACTTTATCATAGCGTACTACCTTTTATTGAAAGTATTGTATTTATTGTATTATTTTTATTAATATATTTATTTTATTCTATGTTATATATAGTTATTATTTTTTAAGAATAAGATTATACGATTATACAAATCTATAATATCAATAATCAAAATAAATAATGAGAGATTATTAATTAAAAAATTGTGGGATTTAATTACTACTTTTTCTTCTTAATTTCTTTAATTAAGATACTTAATAGGAACCACAGAATTAAGAACCATCCTGCTACAGAAGAGCCAATTAATACAGATATTAAAAGTATTCTTAACTCTTGCGTCATTCTTGTTCTTTCTTAATAATATGCCAATTTTTTTTATGTGGGACTAAAATGGGAACCTTTTCTTCAACCTCAGGGGGTTTTCCACTTTCTTTTTGTTCGCTGGATATATCTTTTGTATCTATTGGATTATTATTTATCTTTTCTAAATTTTCCCTAATCTTTTTATTCTCTTCTTCTAACATGTTAATTTTATTTTTTAATTGTGTATTCTCTTTTATTAATTCCTCTAATCGTTGTTCTATTTTTTTTATACCCAAATCCTTATTTTCATTTTCTTCTTTAGGGGTTATTGAATCTTCTTTGATTTCTTCTTCATTTTTTTCTACATAAGTTAATAATAAATCATCAAACCATGCACAGCCTGTTCCTTCTATGGCACACCTAATTACACAAAAATCTGTTCCTTTCGGTATTTTTGTTTTTATATTTAATTTCTTCCACTCATTAGTTCCTGAAAGAATTTCTGATTTTTTACTTTCAATAATTCGAGCGGGATTTTGTGTCCAGAATTGCAAAAGGAAATAGGCTTTATAAATATTGTCTGTCTTAATCCAACCTTCTAAATACATATCTTTATTTTCAGAAGCATTAACGGGTATTCTCTGGCTCCAATTATTTACTGGCTCTTTCTGATAGTTATTGGTATTAGTCAAAAAAATTGAATTTTCATCTGTATGATATATTTTCTTATCTATTTTTCCAAAAGAGCCATCCTGGGGCTGGATAAATAATGCCCAGTATGAAACAGATGATTTAATTTCTTCTTCAAAACCTGGGTTTTTAATTAAATTTTCTGCATAGACAATAATATTCAAAAGAAGAAAATAAAATGAAAATAAAATTATTTTTTTGCTTTTATTATTTTTTTGGTTCATTATTCATTTTCTGTTAATGACCACTTAAACCTTGCATTCTAAGTTTGAGGTCTTTGGGGGAAGTAGCGTAAGTTAAAGCTGTTTCTGTAGAGATTCTCTTCTGAGACCATAGGTCAAACAAAGCCTGGTCGAATGTTTGCATACCATATTGGTCTTTTCCTTCCTGAATGAGAGACACGATGTCACGGAAAGGTTTGCCCTGTTCGATAAAGTCCCGAACGGCTCTTGTGCCTATCAATATTTCTGCAGCAACACATCTTCCCGTCCCGCTTGCCATTGGCACTATTCTTTGAGAAATAACACCCCGTAGAACACTCGCTAACTGTTTTCGGACAAATAAATGTTGATGGGGTTCAAAAAATTCTATGATACGGTTTAGCGTTTCGACAGCATCAACGGTATGCAATGTAGATAAAACGAGATGTCCTGTTTCTGCGGAAGATAACGCTGTTCTTACTGTTTCTGTATCACGCATTTCTCCTATCAATATTACATCGGGGTCCTGGCGAAGTGCGGCTCTTAAAGCATTTGCAAAGGAAAGTGTATCATGCCCTATCTCTCTTTGCGTTATGATACTCTGTTTATCTCTATGAACAAATTCCAAGGGGTCTTCAATAGTAACAACATGGTCAGAACGCGTGTTGTTTATCTCATCTATCATTGCTGCAAGCGTAGTTGATTTGCCACTTCCTGTAGGTCCTGTAATAAGAATTAAACCATTTTTTAGTTTACATAATTTTTTTAATATAGGCGGTAAATTTAATTCATCTATCGTTAATACTTTCAAGGGAATTAGTCGCATAACAATACGGATATGTCCATCATCACGACAAATATTTACACGGAACCGTGCTTTATTTTCAAAATAAAATGAAATATCAAGTTCAAAAACTTTTTCATATTTACTAACATCTGGAGGAGATGCTATTTCATGAAGATATACTTTTAAATCTTCATCAGAAAGAATATTTTCCTCGTCTATTCTCTTTAATACTCCATCAATTCTTAATATAGGTGGGTTATTGTATTTCAAGTGAATATCTGAAGCATTCATTTGTATTGCCATTTCCATGAGTTCTTTTAATGGAATTGTCATCATTCCCTCCTTGTGTTTATAAAGTTCTATTTTTTTATTATAGAATATCTTACTACAAAATATATATTAAACTTATTATTTTAGGAAAGTTTCATGTCCATCCGTATAATCATACATACATTTCCTTCACCGGAAGAAAATTTGTCTGCAGAGGAATTTCTTTTTTATCAGAAAAATCAAGGTGATGGAGAAGATATTCTTCGTATCTGGGAAAGTGAGGTTTATTTTGTCGTTTTAGGTAGTTCTCAATATGTAAATGAAGAAATTTTTTTGGATAGATGTAAGTTTTATGGTATAAAAATTCTGCGTAGATGTAGTGCAGGTGGTGCTGTTTTGCAAGGTCCTGGTTGCCTTAATTTTTCTCTTTTCTTAAACCTTGACAGATACCCTCAATTACGAAATATTCGTGATTCGTATCATTTTTTATTATCTAAATTAATTGCCACTTTATATCAAGAATGGGGATTAGAAACGGCTATTGAAGGGATTAGTGATTTGTGTTATATGGGAAAGAAAATTTCGGGTAATGCTCAAAGAAGGAATAGTAAAGTCCTATTGCATCATGGAACATTACTTTATCGTTTGGATTATGAGTTATTGGAAGATGTTTTAAAGATACCCAAGATACAACCCGAATATAGAGCAGGAAGAACACACAAAGATTTTGTTGGAACTTTACCTCTTTCCAAAGAAGAAATTACCGACTGCGTATTGAAAACATTTGCTTTAGATGGTTTTTATTCTACTTTTACAAATACAGAAATAAAGGGAATACAACAACTTGTAGATAGCAAATACAGTAAAGAAGATTGGAACTTTAAGAGGTAGAAATATATCCGTTTAATGGAAGTGAGGGATTGGCTGTAAAAGAGAAATCGGCTGAATATCCCTTTTTAAGTCGAAAATATCCTGCGGATGCAATCATGGCTCCATTGTCTAAACAATATTTAAATTCGGGTAAAAACACATCAATATCTAATTCTTCTTTCAATCTTTTTCTTAGAAGAGCATTGGCTGATACTCCTCCTGCAACTACCAATTTTTTTAATCCTGTTTTTTTTAGTGCATTCTTTGTTTTGGCTACCAAGACATCAATAGCACTCCATTGGAAACTTGCTGCAATATCAGAAATCCACTGCGTCGTTCTATCTTTTTCTGGGACTTCTCTCACTTTATATAAAACGGCGGTTTTTAATCCACTATAACTAAATTCTAATGATTCACTATTGGCAAGTCCCTGAGGAAAGGAACAATATTTGGGATTACCGTTTTCTGCACTTTTTTGTATTGAAGGTCCTCCCGGATATAGGAGACCTAATATGCGAGCAACTTTATCAAAACATTCCCCTACTGCATCATCTCTGGTATTTCCTATAATTTCATACTGATGAGGTAATTTACATTCAATTAATAATGTATGACCACCGCTTACAACAAGAGACAA includes:
- a CDS encoding type IV pilus twitching motility protein PilT; translated protein: MTIPLKELMEMAIQMNASDIHLKYNNPPILRIDGVLKRIDEENILSDEDLKVYLHEIASPPDVSKYEKVFELDISFYFENKARFRVNICRDDGHIRIVMRLIPLKVLTIDELNLPPILKKLCKLKNGLILITGPTGSGKSTTLAAMIDEINNTRSDHVVTIEDPLEFVHRDKQSIITQREIGHDTLSFANALRAALRQDPDVILIGEMRDTETVRTALSSAETGHLVLSTLHTVDAVETLNRIIEFFEPHQHLFVRKQLASVLRGVISQRIVPMASGTGRCVAAEILIGTRAVRDFIEQGKPFRDIVSLIQEGKDQYGMQTFDQALFDLWSQKRISTETALTYATSPKDLKLRMQGLSGH
- a CDS encoding lipoate--protein ligase family protein, whose amino-acid sequence is MSIRIIIHTFPSPEENLSAEEFLFYQKNQGDGEDILRIWESEVYFVVLGSSQYVNEEIFLDRCKFYGIKILRRCSAGGAVLQGPGCLNFSLFLNLDRYPQLRNIRDSYHFLLSKLIATLYQEWGLETAIEGISDLCYMGKKISGNAQRRNSKVLLHHGTLLYRLDYELLEDVLKIPKIQPEYRAGRTHKDFVGTLPLSKEEITDCVLKTFALDGFYSTFTNTEIKGIQQLVDSKYSKEDWNFKR
- the tsaD gene encoding tRNA (adenosine(37)-N6)-threonylcarbamoyltransferase complex transferase subunit TsaD — its product is MKYVLGIETSCDETGVAIVKEGQEVIVNYLASQVPIHADFGGVVPEIASRQHLIHISRLIRKVLEETNYEPDAVAVTQGPGLMGSLLVGVNFAKSFAWSRKIPIIPIHHIEGHIFASMLLEHKPEYPFLSLVVSGGHTLLIECKLPHQYEIIGNTRDDAVGECFDKVARILGLLYPGGPSIQKSAENGNPKYCSFPQGLANSESLEFSYSGLKTAVLYKVREVPEKDRTTQWISDIAASFQWSAIDVLVAKTKNALKKTGLKKLVVAGGVSANALLRKRLKEELDIDVFLPEFKYCLDNGAMIASAGYFRLKKGYSADFSFTANPSLPLNGYISTS